In Streptomyces longhuiensis, the following proteins share a genomic window:
- a CDS encoding putative T7SS-secreted protein produces the protein MGIGDIVSDLTPDVVEDAVEDGVEWAGNRVEDAGDWTADRLDDVGWESGADWVREKSRSLANRMGAEVDEMDLGQTEDKTKLIYGSPGKLRSTASHLRDFTDSFNDVGLGLEGLESDSLQGEAADAFRKTVKLEPRKWFKGADAFEEATKALESFADTVTWAQGQAQAAIDKWKAGTKASADAVDAHKKKVDGYNDAVDKYNAMPADKRDPATLPPKPGEFSDPGKGKMQEAQEILAEARKQRNSAAETARKAVQKARDAAPPKPSYSEQLQDGLDEYELMKTHFTMGVVKGTAGLVNFVRGLNPMDPYNITHPADYVMNLNSTVAGLVQVANDPWGTGKQMLDNFMKDPAEGLGTMVPDAILTAATGGAGAAAKGARLTDELADAAKARRAKRLRETVRRPDGKRCGREPVDFATGRMFLPQEDVLLPGSLPLLFRRDFESSYRAGRWFGESWSSTIDQRLTVDPIGVVLHGEDNLLVPYPHPAPGTPVLPEAGPRRPLERHADGSYTLTDPDTGTVRHFLAPPGTEPGDNGTAPLAEIADRHGRTIIAEYDEEGAPLALTHSGGYRLTFTTENRRITSLSLDGTEIARYGYSEEGHLTEVTKSSGVPTRFAYDTEGRITAWTDTNGSSYSFVYDDNDRCVSQTGAEGHLASEFHYSDPHPDTGLTTTTVTDSLGHTWRYTVNSHLQVVAETWPTGATIRYAYDRDDRLLSRTEPLGARTEFRWDDEGRLVSTTRPDGSVQTAAYDGDGRPVELVEPGGLRWKQEFDERGNRASVTNPAGRTTHYTHDALGHVTSVTDPLGATTLLRHNAAGLLLEQTAPDGGRTSYVRDAFGRITERTGPSGAGALFEWTPEGRLARLTGPDGAVESWTYDGEGNCVRHTDPEGGTTAFEYTHFDLLTARTDPDGTRHEFTHDTELRLTEVRNPLGLRWSYTYDPVGSLVAETDFDGRTLAYDVDPLGRVLTRTTPLGAAVRYERDLLGQVVRKDSGGAVTTYEYDPAGRLLRAVGPDAELTYAYDRRGHVKTELTDGRALSFSYDAAGRRTRRVTPGGHVTSYTHDSAGRAAALTVAGHDIVFTRDAAGRELTRSVGRTLTLTSDWDDAGRLTAQEIARGGHRLNLRTYAYREDGHLVAADDALRGPRRFGLDATGRVTAVTADGWSESYAYDSGGNNISAAWPDRHASGDARGERSYTGTRITQAGANRYVYDDAGRLIRRSKTRLSKKRDVWTYAYDAEDRLTEVTTPDGTVWRYRYDPLGRRVAKERMAADGEAVAERTRFVWDGPVLAEQTTEFPGELPHHTTLSWDHEGLTPVAQTERLTDAATQREVDARFFAIATDLIGTPTELIDEDGRIAWQSRTTLWGITTWNADASAYTPLRFPGQYFDPETGLHYNHHRYYDPQTARYTTPDPLGLAPAPNPTAYVHNPHRFSDPLGLAPYEDNGGLGELHEVNKPDPDADKLAEKLGGEPRRRFANDPDGREFDAISDEYVAQAKPADFTLNKKFRKQAQATFEAAIQSGRTPYFQFDGPPGPGVIDKLQEYGRRYGVEPVIDTTPLE, from the coding sequence ATGGGCATCGGGGACATCGTCAGTGACCTCACGCCGGATGTCGTCGAGGACGCGGTCGAGGACGGCGTCGAGTGGGCCGGAAACCGGGTCGAGGACGCCGGCGACTGGACGGCGGACCGGCTCGATGACGTCGGCTGGGAGTCCGGTGCGGACTGGGTGCGCGAGAAGTCGCGTTCCCTGGCGAACCGGATGGGTGCCGAGGTCGACGAGATGGACCTCGGGCAGACCGAGGACAAGACCAAGCTCATCTACGGCTCGCCGGGCAAGCTGCGCTCCACCGCCTCCCACCTGCGTGACTTCACGGATTCGTTCAACGACGTCGGGCTCGGTCTCGAAGGGCTCGAGTCGGACTCGCTGCAGGGTGAGGCCGCGGACGCGTTCCGTAAGACGGTGAAACTGGAGCCGCGCAAGTGGTTCAAGGGCGCGGACGCGTTCGAGGAGGCGACGAAGGCGCTGGAGTCGTTCGCGGACACGGTGACCTGGGCGCAGGGCCAGGCGCAGGCCGCGATCGACAAGTGGAAGGCAGGCACGAAGGCCTCGGCGGACGCCGTGGACGCGCACAAGAAGAAGGTCGACGGCTACAACGACGCGGTCGACAAGTACAACGCGATGCCCGCCGACAAGCGTGATCCCGCCACCCTGCCGCCGAAGCCGGGCGAGTTCTCCGACCCCGGCAAGGGGAAGATGCAGGAGGCGCAGGAGATCCTCGCCGAGGCGCGCAAGCAGCGGAACTCCGCCGCCGAGACCGCCCGCAAAGCCGTCCAGAAGGCCCGGGACGCGGCCCCGCCCAAGCCTTCCTACAGCGAACAGCTGCAGGACGGGCTCGACGAGTACGAACTGATGAAGACCCACTTCACCATGGGCGTGGTCAAGGGCACCGCGGGCCTCGTGAACTTCGTCCGGGGCCTCAACCCGATGGACCCGTACAACATCACGCATCCCGCCGATTACGTGATGAACCTCAACAGCACCGTCGCCGGACTCGTCCAGGTCGCCAACGACCCCTGGGGCACCGGCAAGCAGATGCTGGACAACTTCATGAAGGACCCGGCGGAAGGGCTCGGCACGATGGTGCCGGACGCGATCCTCACCGCCGCGACGGGTGGCGCCGGAGCCGCCGCGAAGGGCGCGAGGCTCACGGACGAGCTCGCGGACGCCGCCAAGGCGCGCCGTGCCAAGAGGCTCAGGGAGACCGTCCGCAGGCCCGACGGCAAGCGGTGCGGCCGTGAGCCCGTCGACTTCGCGACCGGCCGCATGTTCCTGCCACAGGAGGACGTGCTGCTGCCGGGCAGCCTGCCGCTGCTGTTCCGCAGGGACTTCGAGTCCTCGTACCGGGCCGGCCGCTGGTTCGGCGAAAGCTGGTCGTCGACGATCGACCAGCGCCTGACCGTCGACCCGATCGGTGTCGTCCTCCACGGTGAGGACAACCTGCTCGTCCCGTATCCGCACCCTGCCCCCGGCACCCCGGTGCTCCCCGAGGCGGGACCGCGCCGGCCGTTGGAGCGGCATGCCGACGGCAGCTACACGCTCACCGACCCGGACACGGGCACCGTCCGGCACTTCCTCGCCCCGCCCGGAACCGAGCCGGGTGACAACGGCACCGCGCCGCTCGCCGAGATCGCCGACCGGCACGGGCGCACGATCATCGCCGAGTACGACGAGGAGGGCGCCCCGCTCGCCCTCACCCACTCGGGGGGCTACCGCCTCACGTTCACCACGGAGAACCGCCGGATCACTTCGCTGAGCCTCGACGGCACCGAGATCGCCAGGTACGGATACAGCGAGGAAGGCCATCTCACCGAGGTCACCAAGTCCTCCGGCGTCCCCACCCGGTTCGCCTACGACACCGAAGGCCGCATCACCGCCTGGACCGACACGAACGGCTCCAGTTACAGCTTCGTGTACGACGACAACGACCGGTGCGTGTCCCAGACCGGTGCCGAGGGGCACCTGGCCTCGGAGTTCCACTACAGCGACCCGCACCCCGACACGGGCCTGACCACCACCACGGTCACCGACTCCCTCGGCCACACCTGGCGCTACACGGTCAACAGCCACCTCCAGGTCGTCGCCGAGACCTGGCCCACGGGCGCGACGATCCGGTACGCCTACGACCGCGACGACCGGCTGCTGTCCCGTACCGAACCCCTCGGCGCGCGCACCGAGTTCCGCTGGGACGACGAGGGCCGTCTCGTCTCGACGACCCGTCCCGACGGCAGCGTGCAGACGGCGGCCTACGACGGTGACGGCCGCCCGGTCGAGCTGGTCGAGCCGGGCGGGCTGCGCTGGAAGCAGGAGTTCGACGAACGCGGCAACCGGGCCTCGGTCACCAACCCCGCCGGGCGCACCACCCACTACACCCACGACGCGCTCGGCCACGTCACCTCCGTCACCGATCCGCTCGGTGCCACGACCCTGCTGCGCCACAACGCCGCAGGCCTTCTCCTGGAGCAGACCGCCCCGGACGGCGGCCGCACGTCGTACGTGCGGGACGCCTTCGGCCGGATCACAGAGCGCACCGGACCCAGCGGCGCCGGCGCCCTCTTCGAGTGGACCCCTGAGGGCCGGCTCGCGCGGTTGACGGGCCCGGACGGCGCCGTGGAGTCGTGGACGTACGACGGCGAGGGCAACTGCGTCCGCCACACCGACCCCGAGGGCGGCACCACGGCCTTCGAGTACACCCACTTCGACCTGCTCACGGCCCGCACCGACCCCGACGGCACCCGCCACGAGTTCACGCACGACACCGAGCTGCGCCTCACCGAGGTCCGCAACCCCCTGGGCCTGCGGTGGAGTTACACCTACGACCCGGTCGGCAGCCTCGTCGCCGAGACCGACTTCGACGGCCGGACCCTCGCCTACGACGTCGATCCGCTCGGCCGGGTGCTGACCCGTACCACCCCGCTCGGCGCGGCCGTCCGCTACGAGCGGGACCTGCTCGGCCAAGTCGTCCGCAAGGACAGCGGCGGCGCCGTGACCACGTACGAATACGACCCCGCGGGACGGCTGCTGCGGGCCGTCGGACCCGACGCGGAGCTGACGTACGCGTACGACCGCAGGGGCCACGTCAAGACCGAGCTGACCGACGGGCGTGCGCTGTCGTTCTCGTACGACGCGGCCGGGCGTCGCACCCGGCGCGTCACCCCGGGCGGCCATGTCACCTCGTACACGCACGACAGCGCAGGCCGTGCCGCCGCGCTGACCGTCGCGGGCCACGACATCGTGTTCACGCGTGATGCCGCGGGGCGCGAGCTGACCCGCAGCGTCGGACGGACGCTGACGCTGACGTCGGACTGGGACGACGCCGGCCGGCTCACCGCTCAGGAGATCGCTCGCGGCGGCCACCGGCTGAACCTGCGGACGTACGCGTACCGCGAGGACGGCCATCTCGTCGCGGCCGACGACGCCCTGCGCGGCCCGCGCCGCTTCGGCCTGGACGCGACGGGCCGGGTCACCGCCGTCACGGCCGACGGGTGGAGCGAGTCCTACGCGTACGACAGCGGCGGCAACAACATCTCCGCCGCCTGGCCGGACCGCCACGCCAGTGGCGACGCGCGCGGCGAGCGCTCCTACACCGGCACCCGGATCACGCAGGCCGGGGCCAACCGCTACGTGTACGACGACGCCGGTCGGCTGATCCGCCGCTCGAAGACCCGGCTGTCGAAGAAGCGAGACGTGTGGACGTACGCGTACGACGCCGAGGACCGGCTCACCGAGGTCACGACCCCGGACGGCACTGTGTGGCGCTACCGGTACGACCCGCTCGGCCGGCGCGTGGCCAAGGAGCGGATGGCGGCCGACGGCGAGGCGGTGGCCGAGCGCACGCGCTTCGTCTGGGACGGTCCCGTGCTCGCCGAGCAGACCACGGAGTTCCCCGGCGAGCTGCCTCACCACACCACGCTGAGCTGGGACCACGAGGGCCTGACCCCGGTCGCCCAGACCGAACGGCTCACCGACGCGGCCACGCAGCGGGAGGTCGACGCGCGGTTCTTCGCGATCGCGACCGACCTCATCGGCACCCCGACCGAGCTCATCGACGAGGACGGGCGCATCGCCTGGCAGAGCCGCACCACGCTGTGGGGCATCACGACGTGGAACGCCGACGCGTCCGCGTACACGCCGCTGCGGTTCCCCGGCCAGTACTTCGACCCGGAGACCGGCCTCCACTACAACCACCACCGCTACTACGACCCGCAGACCGCCCGATACACCACGCCCGACCCGCTGGGCCTCGCGCCCGCGCCCAACCCGACGGCGTACGTGCACAACCCGCACCGGTTCAGCGATCCGCTGGGCCTCGCGCCGTACGAGGACAACGGAGGGCTCGGCGAACTCCACGAGGTCAACAAGCCCGACCCCGACGCGGACAAGCTGGCCGAGAAGCTCGGCGGAGAGCCCCGCAGGAGGTTCGCGAACGACCCGGACGGACGTGAGTTCGACGCGATCAGCGACGAGTACGTGGCCCAGGCGAAGCCCGCGGACTTCACCCTGAACAAGAAGTTCCGCAAGCAGGCGCAAGCCACGTTCGAGGCGGCGATCCAAAGTGGCCGCACTCCGTACTTCCAGTTCGACGGACCGCCCGGGCCAGGCGTGATCGATAAGCTCCAGGAATACGGGCGCCGGTACGGCGTCGAGCCGGTGATCGACACGACTCCGCTGGAGTGA
- a CDS encoding Imm7 family immunity protein — protein MYEFHGWFGISEDPYEDDAQSLRSGVEELRARIDAVQWSSSCKVVLDVFNGLPVVTAAGQTNHKGYEAEQLDELVAYIARRFPGAWGLLHDRSDENDIPNADNAFRVRVMRRGAVEERLDPFLSPCNPVIED, from the coding sequence ATGTACGAGTTCCATGGTTGGTTCGGTATCTCCGAGGACCCGTACGAGGACGACGCGCAGTCTCTGAGGTCGGGTGTCGAGGAGCTGCGCGCACGGATCGACGCGGTCCAGTGGTCCTCCAGCTGCAAGGTCGTGCTCGACGTCTTCAACGGGCTGCCCGTCGTCACCGCCGCCGGCCAGACCAACCACAAGGGCTACGAAGCCGAGCAGCTGGACGAACTGGTGGCGTACATAGCGCGCCGCTTCCCCGGCGCATGGGGGCTGCTCCACGACCGCTCCGACGAGAACGACATCCCGAACGCAGACAACGCGTTCCGGGTGCGCGTCATGCGCAGGGGGGCCGTCGAGGAGCGCCTCGATCCCTTCCTGTCGCCGTGCAATCCGGTGATCGAGGACTGA
- a CDS encoding Lrp/AsnC family transcriptional regulator, producing MTHPVPAAPTTAANAPAPLDPLDRRIVAALQIDGRASWRRIAGAIGQPERKVARRGLRLLESGDVAVRGLVVRGETVILRMTCRPGSVRDAAVAAARRADCIFSYALAGPVDCVAELQFPQGQLGPLMLDEVPALPGLLSQSVSPVLRYFRTVHEWSPGILDAGEIEALGGPSGTVDEIGLPDVEVGPEEWAILGALAEDGRRTHEDLAAVAGVSVATARRRVETLTRDGHVSIRAAVEPALLGLPVEALLWIRTRPDEVEKVGRLLVDSPLVRYAAVVMGEHQLLVDVTQPSKAALYEFLTSSPWVRHVEAVQSHLVVDAFKRSGVEFPTSSR from the coding sequence GTGACGCACCCAGTACCGGCCGCCCCGACCACCGCCGCGAACGCCCCCGCCCCCCTGGATCCCCTCGACCGGCGCATCGTCGCCGCCCTGCAGATCGACGGGCGGGCGTCGTGGCGGCGGATCGCGGGCGCGATCGGGCAGCCCGAGCGGAAGGTGGCGCGGCGGGGGCTGCGGTTGCTGGAGAGCGGGGACGTGGCCGTGCGCGGGCTCGTCGTGCGGGGCGAGACCGTGATCCTGCGGATGACCTGCCGGCCGGGGTCGGTGCGGGACGCGGCCGTGGCGGCCGCCCGGCGCGCGGACTGCATCTTCTCGTACGCGCTCGCGGGACCGGTCGACTGTGTGGCCGAACTCCAGTTTCCGCAAGGGCAGTTGGGGCCGCTGATGCTCGACGAGGTGCCCGCGCTGCCCGGTCTCCTCTCGCAGAGCGTGTCGCCGGTGCTGCGGTACTTCAGGACCGTGCACGAGTGGTCGCCGGGGATCCTCGACGCCGGGGAGATCGAGGCGCTGGGTGGCCCGTCCGGGACCGTCGACGAGATCGGGCTCCCGGATGTCGAGGTCGGGCCCGAGGAGTGGGCGATTCTGGGGGCGCTCGCCGAGGACGGGCGGCGGACCCACGAGGACCTGGCCGCCGTCGCCGGTGTCTCCGTGGCGACCGCCCGCCGCCGCGTCGAGACGCTGACCCGCGACGGGCACGTGAGCATCCGGGCCGCCGTCGAGCCCGCGCTGCTCGGCCTCCCGGTCGAGGCGCTCCTGTGGATCAGGACCCGGCCCGACGAGGTCGAGAAGGTGGGCCGGCTGCTCGTCGATTCGCCGCTCGTGCGGTACGCCGCCGTGGTCATGGGTGAGCACCAGCTCCTGGTCGACGTGACGCAGCCGTCGAAGGCCGCGCTGTACGAGTTCCTGACGTCCTCGCCCTGGGTGCGGCATGTGGAGGCCGTGCAGTCGCATCTGGTGGTCGACGCGTTCAAGCGCAGCGGGGTGGAGTTCCCGACGTCCAGCCGCTGA
- a CDS encoding amidase, which translates to MPVSTGPADSGHAAPGPADSAPAADELCVLDAVDLAARVRRGELSAREVVQAHLDRIERLNPALNAIVTLDPEGALAAAAVADERQARGEELGPLHGLPIAFKDTHLTRGMRTTHGSPLFAEHVPDEDELLVRRIQDAGAIRIGKTNVPEFAAGSHTFNPVFGATRNPYDTKRSAGGSSGGAAAALAAGFQPLADGSDMGGSLRNPASFCNVVGLRPTPGRVPSHPAGNLWETLAVAGPMGRTVADTALLLSVMAGPDPRVPISLEGPGAAFRAPLGRDAAGLRVAFAPDLGGRVAVDRDVRDVFERQAEVFEELGCVVTEDCPDLDGAEDVFRTLRAQEFNQGLGALLDSDRASLKDSLVWNIEEGRRLTGADLARATAEHARIHLAAVGFFERYDVLVAPVSQVTPFAVEAEYPTVIDGQPQHTYLDWMRSAYFLSVLGAPALSVPAGFTGAGLPVGLQIVGPPRAERTVLEVGAAYEAATGHGRRRPSLS; encoded by the coding sequence ATGCCCGTTTCCACCGGTCCCGCCGACTCCGGCCACGCCGCCCCCGGCCCCGCCGATTCCGCTCCCGCGGCGGACGAACTCTGTGTCCTCGACGCCGTCGACCTCGCGGCGCGCGTCCGTCGCGGTGAGCTGTCGGCCCGCGAGGTCGTCCAGGCTCACCTCGACCGCATCGAACGCCTCAACCCCGCCCTCAACGCGATCGTCACCCTGGACCCCGAGGGCGCCCTCGCCGCGGCCGCCGTCGCCGACGAGCGTCAGGCGCGCGGTGAGGAGCTCGGGCCGCTGCACGGTCTGCCCATCGCGTTCAAGGACACCCACCTCACCCGCGGCATGCGCACCACCCACGGCTCGCCCCTCTTCGCCGAGCACGTCCCCGACGAGGACGAGCTGCTCGTGCGGCGCATCCAGGACGCGGGCGCCATCCGCATCGGCAAGACCAACGTCCCCGAGTTCGCGGCCGGTTCGCACACCTTCAACCCCGTCTTCGGCGCGACCAGGAACCCGTACGACACGAAGCGGTCGGCGGGCGGCAGCAGTGGCGGGGCCGCGGCCGCGCTCGCCGCCGGGTTCCAGCCGCTCGCCGACGGCAGCGACATGGGCGGTTCCCTGCGCAACCCGGCGTCCTTCTGCAACGTCGTCGGCCTGCGACCCACCCCCGGCCGCGTCCCCTCGCACCCGGCCGGCAACCTGTGGGAGACCCTCGCCGTCGCCGGGCCCATGGGGCGCACCGTCGCCGACACCGCGCTGCTGCTGTCCGTCATGGCCGGGCCCGACCCGCGCGTCCCGATCTCCCTGGAGGGGCCGGGCGCCGCCTTCCGCGCACCGCTCGGGCGGGACGCGGCCGGGCTGCGGGTGGCGTTCGCGCCCGACCTCGGAGGGCGGGTCGCCGTCGACCGCGACGTGCGCGACGTCTTCGAGCGGCAGGCCGAGGTCTTCGAGGAACTCGGCTGCGTCGTCACCGAGGACTGCCCCGACCTGGACGGTGCCGAGGACGTCTTCCGCACGCTGCGCGCCCAGGAGTTCAACCAGGGGCTCGGCGCGCTCCTCGACAGCGACCGCGCCTCCCTGAAGGACAGCCTCGTCTGGAACATCGAGGAGGGGCGACGCCTGACCGGCGCCGACCTCGCCCGCGCGACCGCCGAGCACGCCCGCATCCACCTCGCGGCCGTCGGCTTCTTCGAGCGCTACGACGTACTGGTCGCGCCCGTCAGCCAGGTCACCCCCTTCGCGGTGGAGGCGGAGTACCCGACCGTCATCGACGGGCAGCCGCAGCACACCTACCTCGACTGGATGCGCTCGGCGTACTTCCTCTCCGTCCTGGGCGCACCCGCCCTCTCCGTACCGGCCGGCTTCACCGGAGCCGGGCTCCCCGTCGGGCTCCAGATCGTCGGCCCGCCCCGCGCCGAGCGGACCGTGCTCGAGGTCGGTGCCGCCTACGAGGCCGCCACCGGGCACGGACGCCGTCGCCCCTCCCTCTCGTAG
- a CDS encoding sodium:solute symporter family protein → MNTTMVITLIGMVSIAVVGVSGRRPRSGELGEWTVGKRKFSTFTTWFLQAGEAFTTFSFLGLAGIAFGGGVAAAFALCYLAINFVLQYFTAPRMRELGRKGGYLTQADFFADRYRSPLLGKVVAVVGAVFLLPYLQLQITGLGMIVQLATGSRTGGNLSMVLATVLTVAFVLWSGIRGIARVAYLKDALMIVGLLVLIIGVAVSVKGGIGGLFETVRDSHPQLLTLHQEGYDATFFVTAVIISGIGGGLGTMAHLWPPVLAAVSGRALRKNAVWLPLYQIALGIPVIVGFAGILMVKPGSPANSVALTLAGQTLPGWLVGVVAVAAASAAMVPSAAIVVGISSLLSRNLLSARNERTQLRTNHLCVVAAAALALVLGLTRPGLLSDLLLLTYGGLTQLAPAIVMGLAKKVRLDAVPALLGILTGVGVLIWLTFGSVDVGTVDTGLIALVPNLVVTAVAQLVVRSRSLAAVPAEAN, encoded by the coding sequence ATGAACACCACCATGGTCATCACTCTCATCGGCATGGTCTCCATCGCCGTCGTCGGCGTGAGCGGGCGCAGACCGCGCAGCGGGGAACTCGGCGAATGGACCGTGGGGAAACGGAAGTTCTCCACCTTCACCACCTGGTTCCTCCAGGCGGGCGAGGCCTTCACGACCTTCAGCTTCCTCGGTCTCGCGGGCATCGCCTTCGGCGGAGGTGTCGCCGCCGCGTTCGCGCTGTGCTACCTCGCGATCAACTTCGTCCTGCAGTACTTCACCGCGCCCCGGATGCGTGAACTCGGCCGCAAGGGCGGCTACTTGACGCAGGCGGACTTCTTCGCCGACCGCTACCGCAGCCCTCTGCTCGGCAAGGTCGTCGCCGTCGTCGGCGCCGTCTTCCTGCTGCCGTACCTCCAGCTCCAGATCACCGGGCTCGGGATGATCGTCCAGCTCGCCACCGGCAGCCGCACGGGCGGCAACCTCAGCATGGTCCTCGCCACCGTCCTCACCGTCGCCTTCGTCCTGTGGTCCGGCATCCGCGGCATCGCCCGCGTCGCCTATCTCAAGGACGCCCTGATGATCGTCGGGCTTCTGGTGCTGATCATCGGCGTCGCGGTCTCCGTGAAGGGCGGGATCGGCGGCCTCTTCGAGACCGTGCGGGACAGTCACCCACAGCTCCTGACGCTCCATCAGGAGGGGTACGACGCCACGTTCTTCGTCACCGCCGTCATCATCTCCGGCATCGGCGGCGGACTCGGCACCATGGCCCACCTGTGGCCGCCGGTCCTCGCCGCCGTCAGCGGGCGCGCCCTGCGCAAGAACGCCGTCTGGCTGCCGCTCTACCAGATAGCACTCGGCATCCCGGTGATCGTCGGCTTCGCGGGAATCCTCATGGTGAAGCCGGGCTCGCCCGCGAACTCCGTCGCCCTCACCCTCGCCGGCCAGACCCTGCCCGGCTGGCTCGTCGGCGTCGTCGCGGTCGCCGCGGCCTCGGCCGCCATGGTCCCCTCGGCGGCCATCGTCGTGGGCATCTCCAGCCTGCTGTCCCGCAACCTGCTGAGCGCGCGCAACGAACGTACGCAGCTGCGCACCAATCACCTCTGCGTGGTCGCGGCCGCCGCGCTCGCCCTCGTGCTCGGCCTGACCAGGCCCGGACTCCTGTCCGACCTGCTGCTGCTCACCTACGGAGGCCTCACCCAGCTCGCCCCGGCGATCGTCATGGGCCTGGCGAAGAAGGTGCGTCTGGACGCCGTGCCCGCACTGCTCGGCATCCTGACCGGCGTCGGCGTCCTGATCTGGCTCACCTTCGGGAGCGTGGACGTCGGCACGGTCGACACCGGGCTCATCGCGCTCGTGCCGAACCTGGTGGTGACGGCGGTCGCTCAACTCGTGGTGCGGTCCCGCTCCCTGGCCGCCGTGCCGGCCGAGGCCAACTGA